A single genomic interval of Penicillium psychrofluorescens genome assembly, chromosome: 2 harbors:
- a CDS encoding uncharacterized protein (ID:PFLUO_003426-T1.cds;~source:funannotate), with amino-acid sequence MLRTPGLSRLFSISTRMASATPLEDVMRDKLAHAFTPSTLIIRNDSHKHAHHAPMQGSTSKETHFHVTITSESFRSKPQPARHRMVYTLFKEEMSRENGLHALQLKTRTPEEEQRDQEKNS; translated from the exons ATGCTCCGCACCCCAGGCCTCTCGCGTCTATTCTCCATCTCTACGAGAATGGCTTCCGCCACACCCTTGGAGGATGTCATGCGCGACAAG CTCGCGCACGCCTTCACGCCCTCAACACTAATCATCCGCAACGACTCGCACAAGCACGCGCACCATGCCCCGATGCAGGGGTCTACGTCGAAGGAGACGCATTTCCA cgtcaccatcacctccGAATCCTTCCGCTCGAAGCCGCAGCCTGCGCGGCATCGGATGGTCTACACGTTGttcaaggaggagatgagTCGCGAGAATGGACTTCACGCGCTGCAGCTTAAGACAAGGacgccggaggaggagcaaCGGGATCAGGAGAAGAACTCATAG
- a CDS encoding uncharacterized protein (ID:PFLUO_003429-T1.cds;~source:funannotate): MTPIRGWRALALSLAALAPTAMADICSTLQQANIEVEYPLSLTYNYDLTQYWSAACSALRPTCIAAPSSAAEMSQIITELHKVETLFAVKSGGHNPNNGWASIENGLLISTKNLNQVDYKGDNTAVIGPGLSWEEAQAGLDGTGQAVVGGRLGGVGVGGYMLGCGMSFLSTQYGWAANNVINFEVVLANGTIVNANKDKNDDLFAALKGGGNNFGVVTAYTVQTHPVGKVWGGNYIFTADKTPQILAAVRNFVADYPDDKGAIILTSEHGAVLDLWILFLFYDGPEPPAGVFDEFSAIDHTSTAKTWDSYYDLLKNNDFFILQYVPNIIPKGATDMRHSGQRYTIATETTPVPDNSSVLQEYYDHWFQVTESVLDVTGVLGSIAFQPVPKSFSRAAKAKGGDLLDVPTDTNYIFIELDFSYALSLDDDTIDQANQNLYGGMNNIIQKNIDKGALPDVYRPLFMNDAYFREDYWGRIKPESHQFALETRLRYDPDGFFQTRTSGGWRLPAQ; encoded by the exons ATGACTCCCATTCGCGGATGGCGCGCTCTGGCACTGTCCCTGGCAGCTCTTGCCCCGACAGCAATGGCAGACATCTGCTCGACACTTCAACAGGCCAACATCGAAGTCGAGTACCCATTGTCGCTGACCTACAACTACGACCTGACCCAGTACTGGTCCGCTGCATGCAGTGCTCTTCGGCCGACATGCATTGCCGCTCCCTCCAGTGCTGCGGAGATGTCGCAGATCATCACGGAGCTACACAAAGTCGAGACCCTGTTTGCCGTCAAGTCCGGCGGCCACAACCCGAACAATGGGTGGGCCAGTATCGAGAACGGCCTGCTGATTTCTACCAAGAACCTGAACCAGGTGGATTATAAGGGGGACAATACTGCTGTTATTGGACCTGGTCTTTCGTGGGAGGAAGCCCAGGCAGGCCTGGATGGAACTGGCCAGGCTGTTGTTGGAGGCCGGCTTGGGGGCGTGGGTGTCGGAGGATATATGCTTGGAT GTGGAATGAGCTTCTTGAGCACCCAGTACGGCTGGGCCGCCAACAACGTGATCAACTTCGAAGTGGTCCTGGCCAACGGCACTATCGTGAATGCGAACAAAGACAAGAACGACG ATCTCTTCGCTGCTTTGAAGGGAGGCGGCAACAACTTCGGCGTGGTGACCGCGTACACGGTGCAAACGCACCCCGTGGGTAAGGTGTGGGGCGGCAACTACATCTTCACAGCCGACAAGACGCCACAGATCCTGGCTGCGGTGCGCAACTTTGTGGCCGACTACCCGGATGACAAGGGAGCCATTATCCTGACCAGCGAGCATGGCGCTGTCCTCGACCTGTGGATCTTGTTCCTCTTCTACGACGGACCTGAACCCCCGGCGGGAGTCTTTGACGAGTTCTCGGCCATTGACCATACCTCCACTGCGAAGACGTGGGATAGCTACTACGACTTGCTGAAGAACAATGATTTCTTTATTCTGCAGTACGTTCCTAACATCATTCCCAAGGGCGCGACTGACATGCGGCACAGTGGACAACGCTACACCATCGCCACGGAGACGACGCCAGTGCCGGATAACTCTAGTGTGTTGCAGGAGTACTATGACCACTGGTTCCAGGTCACCGAGTCCGTGCTGGACGTGACGGGCGTTTTGGGATCGATTGCCTTCCAGCCCGTCCCGAAATCATTCAGTCGAGCGGCCAAGGCAAAGGGCGGC GACCTCCTCGACGTCCCAACGGACACGAACTACATTTTCATAGAGCTGGACTTCTCGTACGCGCTCTCCCTCGACGACGACACAATCGACCAAGCCAACCAGAACCTCTATGGGGGAATGAACAACATCATACAGAAGAACATCGACAAGGGCGCGCTGCCAGATGTGTACCGGCCTCTGTTCATGAATGACGCCTACTTCCGCGAGGATTACTGGGGTCGCATCAAGCCAGAATCGCACCAGTTTGCGCTGGAGACGCGACTACGCTATGACCCGGATGGATTCTTCCAGACCCGGACCAGTGGTGGATGGAGATTGCCTGCCCAGTAA
- a CDS encoding uncharacterized protein (ID:PFLUO_003428-T1.cds;~source:funannotate), with protein sequence MLLRAASLRQLADVNRLCLRCALRQRNASIPPFKAIRLPKVAGNLRSLSTVTDQPEAVSEEPVHVKSPGPDPSLSSISAEDIRLKAEFEESRDIRGYLQKWQQINANMLDPVRDPHSTDPWVGTMLNGRGASDEPWGNNLTENHDLDPSEYSDSYYLEPGDLAVRLSATGVFTYSIYMQSVHKQSQFYTDRGNWRLSSFRDLDFVVKRFAPPELLRPLLPYFPDREALANPVVQSVPEGGVPRPLGAPLLKMMTDFGGRILDFYRDNAKVLDNLSDYLADDEEFRRLSLEELASEVLGLHKSELDSTKLLAIHQAVRRYPFIIERDSASLFNPMYLIQPKRIADVITKVTTWVHEHQEYGMELIMGKTPVGLKRHPMQQFIEKARRMIRLSRKVRSSTVMFSVGPSSQKFFPGQDGKPAVYREVLTETFNKSDQIIIQFLQLHAIPAASMASGTLKSTGSHIMRSTGMYNQLGLSEDSTRLFLQELGVVSPWENLSILDQNVLLPGHGMSEKAEAKWQEMVETASKMTLKDRMHDLRTDWGDLPVYCVDDAATKEIDDGVSLERIPGSDDTFWVRVHVANPTAFMHPNDPIMQYAAERLTSTYTPERTYPMLPLSLSQDHFSLAAGRPTLTISAKMNLQGEILDTEIRNGTVRNIVSLTHDTLRNFLNPDTNESPEYLTLGGEYVTPPPAAGKVLTEVLSPEDKETFTILRQLMLAFRVHREKSGAMEIFPHLNSSVSVQAGNMPMQPYKMHVDQGRYWLGDPIIRLRFRPNADPLEITDRSKDDLISLLMNLAGHVAATFCATRNIPAIYDGTRYDPEYLPLTRENVAELTGQNYYRFAMPQAISSTTPLHHQTLGLNPYLKSTSPLRRFSDVLAHFQIERALRFEHDHGRQFDATDPEHEHEETNDPSSRLLSKSSLTNHLAASRLINTRLRNIMKFSDQHWACMLLFRAFYFGECALPESFTCQLRLRRRRPPSEGTVYAGLIANLGLRCSVTIPEDCPGRESIGVFSVVDAKITSVDMAKLDVKMEATRFVRVFERKGEWA encoded by the exons ATGCTACTCAGGGCAGCATCGTTGCGACAGCTAGCTGATGTGAACCGGCTATGTCTCCGCTGTGCCCTGAGACAGAGGAATGCTTCAATCCCGCCTTTTAAGGCCATTCGCCTTCCCAAAGTTGCTGGGAATCTGCGCTCGTTGTCCACAGTTACCGACCAGCCTGAAGCAGTCTCGGAAGAACCAGTTCATGTCAAA TCTCCCGGGCCGGACCCATCGCTCTCCAGCATCTCCGCCGAAGACATTCGCCTGAAAGCCGAGTTCGAAGAAAGCCGAGACATCCGAGGCTACCTGCAAAAATGGCAGCAGATAAATGCGAATATGCTCGACCCTGTGAGAGATCCACACTCCACAGATCCGTGGGTTGGCACAATGCTCAATGGCAGAGGAGCCTCCGATGAACCATGGGGGAACAACTTGACCGAGAACCATGATCTGGACCCCTCGGAGTACTCAGACAGCTATTATCTCGAACCGGGGGACCTGGCTGTTCGTCTCTC TGCCACCGGTGTGTTCACTTATTCCATCTATATGCAGTCGGTCCACAAGCAGAGCCAATTCTACACAGATCGCGGTAATTGGCGCCTCTCTTCCTTTAGAGACTTGGATTTTGTGGTCAAGCGATTCGCGCCTCCGGAGTTGCTTCGGCCCCTTCTGCCTTATTTCCCAGACCGCGAAGCCCTGGCGAATCCGGTGGTCCAGTCTGTTCCCGAGGGCGGAGTACCGAGACCTCTCGGAGCGCCTCTCCTGAAGATGATGACCGATTTTGGGGGTCGAATCCTCGATTTCTATCGGGATAACGCCAAGGTTTTGGATAACCTGTCTGATTACCTGGCTGATGACGAAGAATTTCGTCGCCTGTCGCTCGAAGAACTGGCCAGCGAGGTCCTTGGTCTGCATAAATCAGAGCTAGACAGTACGAAGTTACTTGCAATTCATCAAGCCGTGCGACGTTACCCGTTTATCATTGAAAGAGACTCGGCTTCCTTGTTCAATCCCATGTACCTGATTCAACCGAAGCGAATCGCGGATGTGATTACAAAAGTCACTACGTGGGTCCACGAGCACCAGGAGTACGGCATGGAACTCATCATGGGTAAAACTCCCGTTGGCTTGAAACGCCATCCTATGCAACAGTTTATCGAGAAGGCGCGACGCATGATCCGACTCAGCCGCAAAGTCCGATCCTCCACAGTCATGTTCAGCGTGGGCCCTTCATCTCAGAAATTCTTTCCTGGCCAAGATGGGAAGCCGGCAGTCTACCGTGAGGTTCTCACGGAAACTTTTAACAAAAGCGaccagatcatcatccagTTTCTGCAGCTGCACGCCATCCCGgcggcttcgatggcttctGGGACTCTGAAATCGACGGGTTCGCACATCATGCGCTCCACAGGAATGTACAATCAGCTCGGCTTGAGTGAGGATTCGACCCGTCTTTTTttgcaggagctgggcgtggtTTCTCCCTGGGAGAATCTGAGTATCTTGGATCAAAACGTCTTGCTTCCTGGACACGGGATGTCGGAGAAAGCAGAGGCCAAATGGCAAGAGATGGTAGAGACAGCCAGCAAAATGACTCTGAAAGACCGCATGCACGATCTGAGAACAGACTGGGGAGATCTGCCTGTCTACTGTGTCGACGACGCAGCAACAAAGGAAATCGACGATGGCGTGTCTCTGGAGCGAATTCCCGGATCTGACGACACCTTCTGGGTACGCGTGCACGTCGCAAATCCCACGGCGTTCATGCATCCCAACGATCCGATCATGCAGTACGCCGCCGAGCGACTCACCAGCACCTACACCCCGGAACGCACGTATCCCATGCTTCCTCTATCCTTGTCTCAAGATCACTTTAGCTTGGCGGCTGGTCGGCCTACCCTGACGATCAGCGCCAAGATGAATCTCCAGGGAGAAATCCTCGACACGGAGATCAGGAATGGCACTGTTCGAAACATCGTCTCTTTGACACACGACACCCTGCGCAACTTCCTCAATCCTGATACCAATGAATCTCCCGAGTACCTCACTCTAGGCGGCGAGTATGTCACTCCGCCGCCCGCAGCAGGGAAAGTCCTCACCGAGGTCCTCTCCCCCGAAGATAAAGAAACATTCACcatcctccgccaactcATGCTCGCCTTCCGCGTGCACCGCGAGAAGTCCGGCGCCATGGAAATCTTCCCACATCTGAACTCTTCCGTCTCCGTGCAAGCGGGCAACATGCCCATGCAGCCCTACAAAATGCATGTCGACCAAGGCCGCTACTGGCTCGGCGACCCGATCATCCGTCTACGGTTCCGGCCCAACGCCGATCCCCTCGAAATCACCGACCGTTCCAAGGATGACCTCATCTCGCTGCTCATGAATCTCGCCGGCCACGTCGCGGCCACCTTCTGCGCCACCCGCAACATCCCCGCTATCTACGACGGCACCCGCTACGACCCGGAGTACCTGCCGCTGACGCGCGAGAACGTCGCCGAGCTCACAGGCCAGAATTACTATCGCTTCGCCATGCCGCAGGCCATCTCGTCCACCactcccctccatcaccaaaCACTCGGTCTAAACCCCTACCTCAAGAGCACGAGTCCCCTGCGCCGGTTCTCAGACGTTCTCGCGCACTTTCAGATCGAGCGAGCACTGCGCTTCGAACACGACCACGGCCGCCAGTTCGACGCTACTGACCCCGAACATGAACACGAAGAGACCAACGACCCATCCTCTCGCCTCCTCTCCAAATCCTCTCTAACTAACCACCTCGCCGCCTCCCGACTGATCAACACCCGCCTCAGAAACATAATGAAATTCTCTGACCAACACTGGGCCTGCATGCTCCTCTTCCGCGCATTCTACTTCGGCGAGTGCGCCCTCCCCGAGTCCTTCACCTGCCAGCTACGCCTCCGGCGCCGCAGACCCCCGAGCGAGGGAACCGTGTATGCAGGCCTGATTGCTAATCTGGGTCTTCGGTGCTCGGTCACCATTCCGGAGGACTGTCCCGGGCGTGAAAGCATAGGTGTCTTTTCTGTTGTTGATGCTAAGATTACCTCTGTTGATATGGCGAAGTTGGATGTGAAGATGGAGGCGACGAGGTTTGTCAGGGTGTTTGAGAGGAAGGGCGAGTGGGCGTGA
- a CDS encoding uncharacterized protein (ID:PFLUO_003425-T1.cds;~source:funannotate) — MSYQNLGDQGGYGQYNPYGGQQPQQQNPYAQQQQNPYAQQQPQQQSYGYGGGYGQTGAMGQGAGGGYEMANINQPSNGPTGILNKCKEINDGVTELSAKRQNQLGAAQNALLDSSTGKEDQAARQTLDYVEDEMNTALRYLRDQFKRIKETPGSGDPRVQGQVENVSRNLRKEIEQYQRSQSDFQKRLREQVRRRYEIANPDATPEELQQGVENVLMGQEQSFAISGARSRQAQDAKAATLQRSAAIRKIEQDMIELSRLYQEVAELVHQQEPQVEQINQSAQETHGNVEQANTKLDSAITSVRNARRWKWYALLTIIIIIIVIVVIVVVVKEVEKN; from the exons ATGAGT TACCAGAACCTCGGCGACCAAGGTGGCTACGGCCAGTACAACCCGTATGGCGGccagcagccccagcagcagaaccCCTATgcccaacagcagcagaaccCATACGCCCAAcagcagccccagcagcagagctaCGGATATGGCGGTGGTTACGGCCAGACCGGAGCCATGGGGCAGGGAGCCGGCGGCGGATATG AAATGGCCAACATCAACCAACCCTCCAACGGCCCAACCGGAATCCTGAACAAATGCAAAGAAATCAACGACGGCGTGACAGAGCTGAGCGCCAAGCGCCAGAACCAGCTCGGCGCCGCCCAGAACGCCCTCCTGGACTCGAGCACCGGCAAGGAAGACCAAGCCGCGCGCCAGACGCTCGACTACGTTGAGGACGAGATGAACACCGCCCTGCGCTACCTCCGCGACCAGTTCAAGCGCATCAAGGAGACTCCCGGGTCCGGCGACCCGCGCGTTCAGGGCCAAGTTGAGAATGTGAGCCGGAACCTgcgcaaggagatcgagcagTATCAGCGCTCGCAGTCGGACTTCCAAAAGAGGCTGCGTGAGCAGGTCCGTCGGCGGTATGAGATTGCCAACCCAGACGCAACCCCtgaggagctgcagcaggggGTGGAGAATGTGTTGATGGGTCAGGAGCAGAGCTTCGCT ATTTCCGGAGCCCGCTCGCGCCAAGCGCAGGATGCCAAAGCCGCCACTCTGCAGCGCTCGGCGGCCATCCGTAAGATCGAGCAGGACATGATCGAGCTCAGCCGGCTGTACCAGGAGGTGGCCGAGCTGGTGCACCAGCAAGAACCGCAGGTCGAGCAGATCAACCAGAGCGCGCAGGAGACACACGGCAACGTCGAGCAGGCCAATACCAAGCTCGACAGTGCCATCACAAGCGTCCGCAACGCCCGGCGGTGGAAGTGGTATGCTCTGCTGactatcatcatcattatcatcgTCATTGTTGTgattgtggttgtggtgAAAGAG GTCGAGAAAAATTAA
- a CDS encoding uncharacterized protein (ID:PFLUO_003427-T1.cds;~source:funannotate), with translation MSSRSLSALARYSTLRIRPNPIISRRPAQLRHRLLSTLPNLPLFRALQSHDPSSLAVIHSTSSRSFTYGSLIADVVRARNELERKVGNEGGHGQLTGERVAFLAENSYDYVVTLLAILANDAIALPLAPSFPMGELQYILDNSQAKVLLSTEKYADKAREILRAGLDRKPVFDIRSKIQKGAAGESVKLESAEKPSSSGMMLYTSGTTARPKGVLIPESALAAQASSLLEAWKYSPQDRLLHLLPLHHIHGTINALVAPLMAGSCVEFMYPFNAEQVWSRLAAPFLPPENSSGKQKHPITFITAVPTVYNRLMNAFPHLTPDTQQAAKKGIAPENLRLNISGSAALPTPTKTAWTTLSNGNVLLERFGMTEVGMALSCGLDVADRVDGSVGWPLPGVEVRLVDTETEQVIQPGEELAPDGREREGEIQLRGASLFSKYWANEKATQEAFVAGDDGGTRWFKTGDVATRHTVEGAGAGRSGSWAKGPMYFIRGRKSVDIIKTGGEKVSALEVERELLSLPQISETAVIALPSEQWGQKVAAIVVLHPSAQTAGRNGKPWGAMDMRRALRDRLAAYKVPQEMKVLNSIPRNAMGKVNKKALVKDVFGV, from the exons atgtccagcCGCAGTCTCTCCGCGCTGGCGCGCTATTCTACCTTGCGCATCCGCCCCAATCCGATAATTAGTAGACGACCTGCCCAACTCCGACACCGACTCCTCTCAACGCTCCCCAATCTGCCCCTCTTCCGCGCCCTCCAGAGCCATGACCCGTCCAGTCTGGCTGTTATCCACAGCACGTCGTCCCGTTCGTTTACGTACGGCAGCCTGATCGCCGACGTGGTGCGCGCGCGGAACGAGCTGGAGCGGAAAGTTGGGAACGAAGGTGGTCACGGTCAATTGACGGGCGAGCGTGTTGCTTTTCTCGCGGAGAATAGCTACGATTACGTGG TGACGCTGCTGGCTATCCTTGCCAACGACGCCATTGCGCTTCCCTTGGCTCCCTCTTTTCCTATGGGGGAGCTGCAGTATATCCTCGACAACTCGCAGGCCAAAGTACTGCTTTCTACGGAGAAGTATGCCGACAAAGCGAGGGAGATTCTCCGTGCGGGTCTGGACCGGAAACCCGTGTTTGATATCCGGAGCAAGATCCAGAAAGGCGCCGCGGGCGAGTCGGTTAAGCTTGAGAGTGCGGAAAAGCCTTCATCTAGCGGGATGATGCTTTATACTTCGGGCACTACGGCTCGACCG AAAGGCGTGTTGATTCCAGAATCCGCTCTAGCTGCGCAGGCGTCGTCGCTTCTTGAGGCATGGAAGTACTCCCCGCAAGACAGActgcttcatctcctgcCACTGCATCATATCCACGGGACGATAAATGCGCTGGTGGCGCCCCTCATGGCCGGCTCGTGCGTCGAGTTCATGTACCCGTTCAACGCCGAACAAGTGTGGTCGCGACTCGCTGCACCATTCCTACCACCTGAGAACTCCAGCGGAAAGCAAAAGCACCCAATTACATTCATAACAGCCGTGCCGACAGTCTACAACCGGCTCATGAACGCATTCCCCCACTTAACACCAGATACGCAGCAAGCAGCGAAGAAAGGTATTGCCCCGGAGAATCTCCGACTCAACATATCCGGCTCTGCCGCACTCCCAACACCCACCAAAACAGCCTGGACAACCCTGAGCAATGGCAACGTCCTCCTCGAGCGATTCGGTATGACCGAAGTAGGAATGGCGCTCAGCTGCGGGCTCGACGTCGCAGACCGCGTCGACGGCAGCGTGGGTTGGCCCCTTCCAGGCGTGGAGGTCCGTCTCGTCGACACGGAAACGGAGCAGGTCATCCAACCAGGCGAAGAACTCGCTCCGGACGGTCGCGAGCGCGAGGGAGAGATACAGCTGCGCGGGGCTTCGCTGTTCAGCAAGTACTGGGCGAATGAGAAAGCGACGCAAGAGGCCTTCGTTGcgggcgacgatggcggAACGCGGTGGTTCAAAACTGGCGATGTGGCGACGAGACATACCGTTGAGGGCGCCGGTGCTGGACGCAGTGGATCCTGGGCAAAAGGACCTATGTATTTCATCCGCGGCCGGAAGAGCGTCGACATTATCAAGACGGGAGGTGAGAAAGTCAGCGCGTTGGAGGTGGAGCGGGAGTTGCTTTCTCT TCCCCAAATCAGCGAAACAGCAGTAATAGCCCTTCCCTCTGAACAGTGGGGTCAAAAAGTCGccgccatcgtcgtcctGCACCCGTCCGCGCAAACAGCCGGCCGAAATGGCAAGCCCTGGGGCGCGATGGATATGCGGCGCGCCCTGCGTGATCGATTGGCAGCTTATAAGGTGCCGCAGGAGATGAAGGTTTTGAACTCTATTCCGAGGAATGCGATGGGGAAAG TTAATAAGAAAGCGCTGGTGAAAGATGTTTTTGGTGTTTGA